Genomic segment of Arachis stenosperma cultivar V10309 chromosome 4, arast.V10309.gnm1.PFL2, whole genome shotgun sequence:
GAGTCCATCTTCACTGTTATCTGCAATCTTGTTACAAAGACTGAGAATCCAGATGAAGTAATGGAGATCATCAAAGTTATATCAGCAAAATTAATTCAACAACCTAATGAAAAGCCTGCGGTGCGCTTGAAGATGTAATATTACAGCTACTTGATTTTGCTTTAAAATTGACATTTCATGGTgctatttcttgttttttgttttctctctctctccccccccttcttttcttttttaattattattatatatataatttcatatttttcttttcagttTGATCAATCTGTACAATCTTGTGGAGACTCCATACTGCCGCTTTTACATCTACATGAAAGCGTTGAATTTAGCAGCTGAAGGGAAAGTCACTGAATACATTATCCcttcattaaaaaatattgacaATTTTTTGAAAGACTGGAAAATTGGGATATCAGAACAGAGAGAGCTCTTTCTTACTATCTCTaagattttgaaagaaaataaaaggtaTAGTGGAAGCAATTTTTAACTATATCTAACATTTTGAAAGAAGACATATGGTATAGCAGGTGGTGGTTTCCTGTTGATTGtgatttgttttcttttttccctGCTCTCTTGGTAGTAGGATTATATATTAAGTTTCTATCTATCACTATGACAATCTACTCTCCACTTGGCAACCCCACCTCTCCTTTTcgacttttttttttccatcagaatttatatgaaaaatagtaattagtataattttttgtttcatCCCAGCATGGCTAAAGACTCTTTTAAGTTCTTGACAAATTATTTGGCAACTTTTAATGGAGAAGATGCACATGAATTGAGTGAAGCAAAGGAGGAGGCTGTGCATGCaatcattgattttgtgaaatCACCTGATATATTCCAGGTACCTTGAGTGTTTATTTATGAAATTTGAATGAATGAACGTTTTTTCCATCTCGCGTAGTTCAAATATGCTTGTATCAGTAGTACAATACTAAAATCATCCTTAAAAGAGTTTTGGAATGTCAATTTTATCCTCCAAAGATTAGCAGCATCTTAGTGGTCCTCAGGTGAATAATTGTGGCCATTGTATATTTGTATGACATCAATTCAGTTCTAGTAGGTAGTAATTTTGGACTATTTTGATGTTTAGAATTAAGAATAATCAATTGAGTGACCTAACCAACTCAAATCTTTAGAGGACCAAAATGggttttcacttttttttgGTACTCTAGATATCCAAGTAGATTTTTTTGATCCTCTTTTTGCATAGACTGTTGCAATTTCTGGAAGAGTATCATTAAAGTTGTATTTCATGTTGTAGTGTGATTTATTAGACATGCCTGCTGTTTTGCAATTGGAGAAAGATGCCAAATATGCTGTGTTATACCAGCTTCTCAAGATTTTTCTTACTCAGAGGCTGGATGCTTACTTAGAATATCATACTGCAAATTCTGCCTTGGAGAAAAACTATGGTAAAACCTTTTATTCATGGACTAAtccattattattttttcatttttggagTAGTATTCCATTTTGAGCGCACCTTTTTCTTTGGGTacataaaaacatttttttttgtgGAATGATATTTTTAGGTCTTGTGCATGAAGAATGCGTTGCTAAAATGAGGTTGATGTCATTGGTGGATCTTAGCTCTGATGGATCTGGCCAAATTCCGTATGAACTTATAAGAGAAACACTGAAGGTAAACTTGTATTTGCATTctagttaaatttaatttatatggATTCATGTTAGTAAAATTGAATTTCTATGAATTTTCAGATCAATGATGATGAGGTAGAACTCTGGGTGGTTAAGGCAATAACTGCAAAGTTGATTGACTGTAAGATGGACCAAATGAATCAAGTTGTAGTTGTTAGGTACGTTGCTGCCTCCATATCACAGTTATTCCTGCTCCTTGCTTGATTgtgttttcatttttatttgGGCACATGGAAATAGCTATTGTTATTAGCACGGTAATATATCCTAACATGTTCAAGAGATCAGGTTGTTATGTTGGATTTAATTCAAATTCTCTATTGCAGTCATCACACCGATCGTATGTTTGGTCAGCACCAATGGCAAGCACTGAGAACAAAGCTAGTGACATGGAGGGTAAAGATTCTCTCTTGTAAATGTCAGAATTATCACACAAATATGTTTGATAATTGCATTCCTGAATTTAGTCCGACAGAAAATGATCTACATTGTTATTTTACAAATATGAATGTTAGCCAATAAAAGTTCCACAAGAATATCGATAAATAACCACCTTGAAATTATGATCAGAATCATTATTtaagaaagaattcaaaaacATCTAAATTTTGATTTTCGATTCCCTAAATTGAGTTGTGAAGTGATAAAAGATGATCACCATGCTGAGATCAATAGCTTGAGTGAGTTTTGcccaataataaaaaagatggTTATTCAAATAATTAAAGGTTCCATTGCAAGTGAACTTCACTTTACAATTCTGCTTattttagaggatccaaatctgTAATAATGTTTGATTATATTGCACCTGTTCAAGGTAAAAAGCATTGCattatgttttatgttttgatatattttgtttCCAATTACCAGGATAATATTTCGAATGTAATCAATACAATTCAGGCTAACAAAGTAACCGAAGATGGGTCCCAGGCAGTCCAAGGTTTGGTGGTTCGTTGAggaggttttttttttttttggatctTTTGTCTTATCTAGATTTCATCTTAACTAGTGAGAGGAAAAGGTTGTAATTTGTTCTGTTACAGGTATACCATTTTTGTCGTAGAAGCTATTTGTTGGTTAATAGTTAATACTTTTTAACTATCTCATATCGACTAGCCTCGCGTCTAAATATTTCACGGATGGTCTGCTAAGATTTGGATTCtgtgtattttattttaaaaaagtttgaGTTCAATTTATATGCATTTCATTGATGTTATTTTAGTCCAGTGAGTGGGGAAGTTTAGCTTTGACAATGGTGAGTCATGTCCCTCCAAATTTTTTGTAGAAACATTAGTATTACTTTGTTCAAGGAGTGAAATTGGTTAAGTTGGGCAAGTCTTGCACTAAAAACTTAGTTATCCCAGATTCAACTCTTACGTCGTCCATAATTTCTTTTAGTTCAAATGTAACATATTAGAATGGGCTTTGACAAGAGTTTTTTGCCTCTCCCAAAAATTGTTTCAAGCTTTGCCACCGAGTCTAGTGTTAAACCTCGTTTATTATATTATGCAGATTAATTTCATAGTATCAGTATATTGTTTGGCATTATATAAGGTTATATGTTCTTCCAGTGGTAatatgtaatttgttttaaatttttatatgataCTATCTTTTCGTTTTAAAATAagtattgtttttattttgagTTCATTAAAAAGTTAATGTATCTAAACAAGAGGTTTATCTATAATATAGTTGGTTTAAAGTAATAACTATTCTAGGTAGTCAACATTAGCCAATTTTAATGTTTAggtttagaatttagaattaaaagcttatgatttaggatttaaaatgtaaaataaataatttaaaaaaatttactaaaaaaaatgaGTTATCTAGcattattttataaatgatttaCTCGCTCAATTATTTCAAAATGGATTCTTTAAAATGTCAGACCAAATTTTCAACAAGTTTAACTGCCAACCGCAAAATGAGCTATTTGATAAACTCGACCGGTTCTCAACTCTCTGAAAAAGAAATAGTGAGATTTCTATTTTTGGATATGGGCTATGGGCATCCCTACAGAAAACCCAATCCTAGATCCGCCCGAGCCGAATTCAACCCGTAGCAACTCCCTTCTCACAAATCCAACCGCGCCAGCAAGAAGTTGCCGAATCTCTACGAAAATTCATCTCCAACGCCAAGACCATTCCCTTTTCCTAATCGCCTGGAATTGTCTATCAAATTAGTTCGACTTCCAACCACACTGCTACGGGTAATCATCTAGGACAAGCATCTCTGAGATTGATACAACACCCAGAAAAAGAGAGGATGCCATCGCTTCTATCTTGACCGCGGCGTCCGTTTCCCAACCGCAAGAAATAGTGCGACTTAAAAACAATGTCATTCCAataaggaaattaaaaaaaaaaaaccgaggTAAGAACTATGAGTCTATTGGTGAAAAATTAGAAGTTTTTCCATGGCTGAAAAAGACCGTTTTGGAAGCAAAATGTAACGGAATGTACTTTGGCCTAGATGAGAAGTCTACCTAGACAAAATAGAACATAAATGACAAAGTAAGGCAA
This window contains:
- the LOC130972941 gene encoding uncharacterized protein LOC130972941, producing MATLVPTSEEDAALSVVRFASELAWADAGPEVAEPQVNRLCMEAEEFIAMGKWLELASLMITSAELIFSKVTEKDVESIFTVICNLVTKTENPDEVMEIIKVISAKLIQQPNEKPAVRLKILINLYNLVETPYCRFYIYMKALNLAAEGKVTEYIIPSLKNIDNFLKDWKIGISEQRELFLTISKILKENKSMAKDSFKFLTNYLATFNGEDAHELSEAKEEAVHAIIDFVKSPDIFQCDLLDMPAVLQLEKDAKYAVLYQLLKIFLTQRLDAYLEYHTANSALEKNYGLVHEECVAKMRLMSLVDLSSDGSGQIPYELIRETLKINDDEVELWVVKAITAKLIDCKMDQMNQVVVVSHHTDRMFGQHQWQALRTKLVTWRDNISNVINTIQANKVTEDGSQAVQGLVVR